One Anolis carolinensis isolate JA03-04 chromosome 4, rAnoCar3.1.pri, whole genome shotgun sequence DNA window includes the following coding sequences:
- the marchf11 gene encoding E3 ubiquitin-protein ligase MARCHF11 — MSGGEGNKGGGEPQRDPAPPSSSSSAAKPGPSHNAEKQPETRSVCSNSSGGGGGGGGPICKICFQGAEQGELLNPCRCDGSVRYTHQLCLLKWISERGSWTCELCCYRYHVIAIKMKRPCQWQSITVTLVEKVQMIAVILGSLFLIASVTWLLWSALSPYAVWQRKDLLFQICYGMYGFMDIVCIGLIVHEGASVSRVFKRWRAVNLHWDVLNYDKATDIEESNQRDSSTSRTLWLPLNAFRNRSLVHPTQLTSPRFQCGYVLLHLFSRMRPQEDSSDDNSSGEVVMRVTSV; from the exons ATGAGCGGCGGGGAAGGGAACAAGGGCGGCGGGGAGCCGCAGCGAGACCCCgccccgccctcctcctcctcatccgctGCAAAGCCGGGCCCCAGCCACAACGCCGAGAAGCAGCCCGAGACCCGCTCGGTGTGCAGCaacagcagcggcggcggcgggggcggAGGGGGCCCCATCTGCAAGATTTGCTTCCAAGGCGCCGAGCAG GGTGAATTATTAAATCCTTGTCGATGTGATGGGTCAGTACGATATACACATCAGCTTTGCCTTTTGAAATGGATTAGTGAAAGAGGGTCCTGGACCTGTGAACTCTGCTGCTATAGATACCATGTAATAGCAATTAAAATGAAAAGACCTTGTCag tgGCAAAGCATTACTGTAACTCTGGTTGAGAAAGTTCAGATGATCGCTGTTATTTTAGGATCACTGTTCTTAATAGCAAGTGTAACTTGGCTTCTGTGGTCAGCCCTCAGTCCCTATGCAGTATGGCAAAGAAAAGACCTCCTTTTTCAAATCTGCTATGGAATGTATGGTTTTATGGATATAGTGTGCATAG GACTTATTGTACATGAAGGTGCATCTGTCTCTAGAGTATTTAAACGTTGGAGGGCTGTCAACCTGCACTGGGATGTACTAAATTATGACAAAGCTACAGATATAGAAGAGAGCAACCAACGAGATTCCTCAACATCTAGGACTTTGTGGTTACCACTAAATGCATTTAGAAACAGAAGTTTAGTTCATCCAACACAGTTAACCTCACCAAGATTTCAATGTGGTTATGTGTTGTTACATCTTTTCAGTCGAATGAGACCTCAGGAGGACTCATCAGATGACAACAGCTCCGGAGAGGTTGTTATGAGAGTGACATCAGTGTAA